TCCGTGGGAATTGAAGCGCGACCTCGAAGGTATCCAGGTTTCCACGCGCCCGGTGAAAGATTCTCCCATTCTGGAGTTTCAGGCGGAAACCGTGATCCACGCGCCGCTCGAAAAAGTCATCCCTCTTTTTGAAGACACCGGCCGGATGACGGAATGGTTTTACAAATGCAAGGAAGCCCAACTCCTTAAGCAGGAATCCGCGGACGAAGCCAACGTGTATTTTGCGGCCGACCTGCCCTGGCCGTTTGCGGACCGCGACGGCGTTTACCGGCGCGTCAAAATGACGGCCGATGGCGCCGTGGTTTATAAGCTTGAAGCCGCAAGCGGCACTTATCCGCGCCAAAAAGGAAGGGTCCGCGTGACTTATCTCGACTCCGAGTGGCGTTTCACGCCGCGGTCGGACGGCGTCACCGCGGTTTATTACCGCATCCATACGGCCGCCGGAGGGTTCATTCCTCCCGGCGTCATCAACCGCTTT
This window of the Verrucomicrobiia bacterium genome carries:
- a CDS encoding START domain-containing protein — translated: MKKGGILILALFLFLTEAWADLSYPWELKRDLEGIQVSTRPVKDSPILEFQAETVIHAPLEKVIPLFEDTGRMTEWFYKCKEAQLLKQESADEANVYFAADLPWPFADRDGVYRRVKMTADGAVVYKLEAASGTYPRQKGRVRVTYLDSEWRFTPRSDGVTAVYYRIHTAAGGFIPPGVINRFTVSLPFKTLRKFRALLEE